One genomic region from Nymphalis io chromosome 18, ilAglIoxx1.1, whole genome shotgun sequence encodes:
- the LOC126775663 gene encoding trypsin, alkaline C-like, translating into MDRSSIGQGLVDKSQFRVRLGSSLPYTGGHLHRVESLLDHPGYAYPKAYHDIGILKLATPAILSDRVALAPIAGPNYWVPDNTTLTTAGWGTIQSFFRPAEILQQVDIKMINHDFCRENYAKLQSVHGDDIPNVTSEMVCAGLLAGGKGVCYGDSGGPLLHQGVVIGITSWGQPCARAEFPGVFVNVPSYTSWIVDNA; encoded by the exons ACAAGGCCTTGTAGATAAAAGTCAATTCCGAGTGCGACTTGGCTCTTCACTTCCATACACTGGCGGTCACTTACATAGAGTAGAAAGTTTGCTTGATCATCCTGGATATGCGTATCCTAAAGCATACCACGACATTGGAATTCTGAAACTCGCCACCCCCGCCATACTCTCCGACCGCGTTGCACTTGCCCCTATCGCTGGACCCAACTACTGGGTCCCAGATAACACTACCCTCACCACTGCCGGATGGGGGACAATTCAG TCTTTTTTTAGACCCGCAGAAATCCTTCAGCAAGTAGATATAAAAATGATCAACCACGATTTCTGTAGAGAAAATTACGCTAAACTGCAGTCTGTTCATGGTGACGACATTCCTAATGTAACATCGGAAATGGTATGCGCTGGATTATTAGCTGGTGGTAAGGGTGTTTGCTATGGTGATTCAGGAGGACCTCTTCTTCACCAAGGAGTTGTAATTGGAATCACCTCTTGGGGACAACCATGTGCCCGCGCGGAGTTTCCTGGTGTCTTTGTTAACGTACCTTCTTATACCAGTTGGATTGTTGATAATGCATAA